TATATCGTATGGGATTTGGAACAACGCGTGCTGAAGCTCGTCAATTAGTAAGTCATAAATCCGTTATGGTTAATGACCATATTGTTAATATAGCTTCATATCAAGTTGTGCCTAATACAATTATTAAGATACGTAAAAAATCACATAATCAATCCAGAATTCGTGCTTCTTTAGAACTCGCTGAACAACAACGAGAAAAATTAGCTTGGATTGAAGTCGATCCTATTAGATTTCAAGGAATATTTAAACGTTTCCCAGAACGCAATGAATTATCTGCAAATATCGACGAACATCTAATTGTTGAATTATATTCAAAATAAACAAAACTTGTAAGATAATAAAAGAGAGGCAGTGATGCAGAACTCTGCAACAGAATTTTTAAAACCACGGTTAGTAGATATTGAACAAATTACTAAAACACGTGCTAAAGTTACTCTAGAGCCATTAGAACGAGGATTTGGTCATACTTTAGGAAATGCCCTGCGTCGTATTTTACTTTCATCAATGCCTGGATTTGCAGTAACAGAAGTTGAAATTGATGGCGTATTACATGAGTACACCACAAAAGAAGGTATACAAGAAGACATTTTAGAAATTTTGCTTAACCTAAAGAAATTAGCTATTAGAGTTGAAGGCAAAAATAATATTACTCTGACTTTAAAAAAATCTGGTATCGGTCCTGTAATTGCAAATGATATTTCATATGATACTGATCTTGTAAAAATTATTACACCAGATCATATTATATGTCATATAACCGATAAGAATACATCTATTAACATGCGTATAAAAGTACAATGTGGTCGAGGTTACGTCCCAGCTTCTGCTAGATTTAATCCTGAATCAGATATCTTACCAATTGGTCGATTATTATTAGACGCGTGTTATAGTCCGGTAGAAAGAATTTCTTATAACGTAGAAGCTGCTCGTGTTGAACAACGTACAGATTTAGATAAACTAATTATTGATATGGAAACTAATGGCACTATAGAACCTGAAGAAGCAATTAGGCGTGCAGCAACAATTTTATCCGAACAACTTGCAGCTTTTATTGATTTACGAGATATACATCAACCAGAACATAAAGAAGAAAAACCAGAATTTGATCCAATTTTATTACGTCTTGTTGATGATTTAGAACTAACTGTCCGTTCCGCGAATTGTTTGAAAGCAGAATCTATTCATTATATTGGAGATTTAGTACAACGAACAGAAGTAGAATTATTAAAAACTCCTAATTTAGGGAAAAAATCATTAACAGAGATAAAAGACGTATTAGCTTCCCGTGGATTATCTTTAGGAATGCGTTTGGAAAATTGGCCTCCGTCAAATATTTTAGATGGTTAATATATTTATAATTCAGTATTATAATATAATAAAGGTAATGTATATGCATCATCGAAAAAGTGGCTCTAAATTAAATAAAACTAGCGCTCACCGTAAGGCTATGTTTCGCAATATGGTTATTTCATTAGTAACTTACCAAATTATAAAAACTACTTTATCTAAAGCCAAAGCGCTACGTCGTATTATTGAACCATTAATTACGTGTAGTAAAATAGATACAGTTGCAAACCGGCGTTTAGTTTTTTCTAAAATTAGAGATAAAAATATTGTTACAAAATTATTTACACAAATTAGCCCACATTTTTTAAACCGTCCTGGAGGATATACTCGTGTGTTAAAATGTGGACCACGTAAAGGAGACAATGCTCCAATGGCATACATCGAACTAGTGGAGCGATCTAAAATAATAAAGAATATAAAACAATAATTATAAATTAAATAATTCACTCACATAATAAAACTATAAATTCATATAATTTCGCTTCATTCTAATATTGAATTAGGTATAAACCATTCTTTATATGCATTAAGGAGATCACGTATCAACGTCCTTTTTTTTCCTGAAATTTGTAACACAGTAAGTATTAATACTCCAGAACCAGTCACAACATAAATACCATATGAATTAATTGATAATATAGTACCAGGTAACATAGATGCTAACGAATAATGACAGTGATCCATCGTGTTTCGATCGCCTACTTCGGCGCCCCATACTCTAATACGACAATTTTTTATCAGAAAATAACTAATTGGCCATGGATTAAAAGCACGGATACAGCGCTCTAATTGAATTGCTGATAACTGCCAATCAATACGTGCTTCCTGCTTAGTTAATTTATGTGCATATGTAGCATGAGTTAAATCTTGAGGTGTTAGTGTATATGTTTCTAATATAAGTTGATCCAATACTTGTAATAACATAATGGAACCCATCTTCGCTAATCTATTAGAAAGGGTATAACTAGTATCTTTTGGTAAAATATTACAAGGCATAACATGAAGAATATCGCCAGTATCGACACCCAAATCCATTCGGATAATAGTTATCCCTGTCACAACATCGCCATATTCCAACGCACGTTGGATTGGTGCTGGACCGCGCCAACGAGGTAATAATGAACCATGTACGTTAATACACCCTAGTCGCGGTATATTTAATATTTCTTCTGGTAAAATTAATCCATAAGATACAACTATTATTAAATCCACGTTAAGTTTTTTAACAATATAAATAATTTCAGAAATAGACAAAAAACTAGATTGAAAGAATGCTATATTGTGCTTTTTTGCCATATCATATAAAGATAGAAAATATTTATTTTTTGATGCTTGTTTTTCTTGAGTAAAAATAGCTATTACTTGATGTATAGAAAAATAAACCAGCGTATATAAGTGCCATGCCGCAAAATTTGTAGTTCCAAAAAACGCAATACGCAATGATTTTATGTGTTTCATCATATATGACATACTAAAAATAAAATAAATACTTTCTAATATTTACAATAATTTTTCATTTTTTTATAAATTCTTTTAATTTTTAATGGAGATAAATAATCAATAAAAAGCTTACCGTATAAATGATCTACTTCATGTTGAATACAAATTGCTAATAAATTATTTGCTTCTATCTCAAATTTATTACCATGTTGGTCTAATGACCGAACTATTATAGTTTCTGAACGCGGAACAATTTCATGTATCTGAGGAATAGACAAACAACTTTCAGCCATACTAATAATACCTGTTCTTTTTATAATATTAGGATTAATAAGAACTAGTCGTTGCTTATTTTCTATGCAAAGATCAATAACAATAATTTGTTGTTGAATATTAACTTGTGTTGCAGCTAAACCAATACCCTTGTTAAAATACATCGTATCAAACATATCATTTACAATCTGCCTAATATTATTAGAGACTGCAATAACAGGATCAGCAATTTTTCTGAGACGTTCATCAGGATAACGCAATATTTCTAATATCGACATAAATAAAAAATTATTAAAAAATTTTAAGTAAATTGTATATGATCTAATAAATTATGGATATAATTCAGAAAAAATAAATACAAAATATTCATATTTATTATATTTTTAAAAAATTTATTTATTTTAATAAAATTTTTATAATATTTAAATCCTTTAACTTAAGATATAGTTAAATAATCAAATATATGTAACTAATATCACTATACATATAAGTATATATGGAATATTGAGTGAACTGTAATACAAACATGTAATAAAAAATATCGAATCATATCTATGTAATTTTAAATACATTAAAATAATCAAAACTTGAAATATTATAATTTTATGTATACACTTTAAAAAAAGTTAATTGATTAATAATTTTTAAAAATCTTTTATAAATAGCGATTTAAACTAAGGAAATATTATATGCTATTTCCATTAAATGATGATCTATGACAAAAATATTATATTCATCAAATATAAAAGATTTGCTAGCTCAA
This region of Candidatus Blochmannia vicinus genomic DNA includes:
- the rplQ gene encoding 50S ribosomal protein L17 encodes the protein MHHRKSGSKLNKTSAHRKAMFRNMVISLVTYQIIKTTLSKAKALRRIIEPLITCSKIDTVANRRLVFSKIRDKNIVTKLFTQISPHFLNRPGGYTRVLKCGPRKGDNAPMAYIELVERSKIIKNIKQ
- a CDS encoding DNA-directed RNA polymerase subunit alpha, producing MQNSATEFLKPRLVDIEQITKTRAKVTLEPLERGFGHTLGNALRRILLSSMPGFAVTEVEIDGVLHEYTTKEGIQEDILEILLNLKKLAIRVEGKNNITLTLKKSGIGPVIANDISYDTDLVKIITPDHIICHITDKNTSINMRIKVQCGRGYVPASARFNPESDILPIGRLLLDACYSPVERISYNVEAARVEQRTDLDKLIIDMETNGTIEPEEAIRRAATILSEQLAAFIDLRDIHQPEHKEEKPEFDPILLRLVDDLELTVRSANCLKAESIHYIGDLVQRTEVELLKTPNLGKKSLTEIKDVLASRGLSLGMRLENWPPSNILDG
- the def gene encoding peptide deformylase produces the protein MSILEILRYPDERLRKIADPVIAVSNNIRQIVNDMFDTMYFNKGIGLAATQVNIQQQIIVIDLCIENKQRLVLINPNIIKRTGIISMAESCLSIPQIHEIVPRSETIIVRSLDQHGNKFEIEANNLLAICIQHEVDHLYGKLFIDYLSPLKIKRIYKKMKNYCKY
- the rpsD gene encoding 30S ribosomal protein S4, translated to MAKYLGPKLKLSRREGTDLFLKSGIRPIDSKCKSEQPPGQHNIRKSRFSDYGIQLREKQKVRRIYGILEHQFSNYYKKATRIKGNTGENLLKLLESRLDNIIYRMGFGTTRAEARQLVSHKSVMVNDHIVNIASYQVVPNTIIKIRKKSHNQSRIRASLELAEQQREKLAWIEVDPIRFQGIFKRFPERNELSANIDEHLIVELYSK
- the fmt gene encoding methionyl-tRNA formyltransferase; its protein translation is MKHIKSLRIAFFGTTNFAAWHLYTLVYFSIHQVIAIFTQEKQASKNKYFLSLYDMAKKHNIAFFQSSFLSISEIIYIVKKLNVDLIIVVSYGLILPEEILNIPRLGCINVHGSLLPRWRGPAPIQRALEYGDVVTGITIIRMDLGVDTGDILHVMPCNILPKDTSYTLSNRLAKMGSIMLLQVLDQLILETYTLTPQDLTHATYAHKLTKQEARIDWQLSAIQLERCIRAFNPWPISYFLIKNCRIRVWGAEVGDRNTMDHCHYSLASMLPGTILSINSYGIYVVTGSGVLILTVLQISGKKRTLIRDLLNAYKEWFIPNSILE